From the genome of Halomonas sp. MCCC 1A13316, one region includes:
- a CDS encoding universal stress protein yields the protein MTNDDAPQGGGPQAPLSELVRVLALLDASRHSLAALAAAVNLASQRHVELVALYVEDLDLLSCAAFPFSCEIGAQSGLTRPLTHDSLESSIAHQLQRVQQALAAAVAGHDLCHRLEVSRGRIAAEALGKAGPGDVLVLGKVGTSERWGKRLGSTSRRLILEAPCSVLLWDETHPFRRGPLRWLIASEDDQMQEAAAPSIPAWLASLFDGAAPLPARHAGELENKLASADAGGLLLHRSELENLLKEDESLIARVSLPILVIP from the coding sequence ATGACGAATGACGATGCCCCGCAGGGCGGCGGCCCACAAGCACCGTTATCGGAGCTTGTGCGGGTGCTGGCCCTGCTCGACGCCTCCCGCCACAGCCTGGCGGCTCTTGCCGCAGCGGTAAACCTGGCCAGCCAGCGTCATGTCGAACTGGTGGCCCTTTACGTCGAGGATCTGGACCTGCTGAGCTGCGCCGCCTTCCCCTTTTCCTGCGAGATCGGCGCCCAGTCCGGGCTGACACGCCCGCTCACCCATGATTCGCTGGAAAGCAGCATCGCTCATCAGTTGCAGCGCGTTCAGCAGGCCCTGGCGGCGGCGGTGGCCGGGCACGACCTGTGCCATCGGCTCGAAGTCAGCCGCGGGAGAATTGCCGCCGAAGCCTTGGGCAAAGCCGGCCCGGGCGACGTGCTGGTACTCGGCAAGGTCGGTACCAGCGAGCGTTGGGGAAAACGGCTTGGCTCCACCAGCCGCCGCTTGATACTGGAAGCTCCATGCAGCGTGCTGCTGTGGGACGAGACACACCCATTCCGGCGTGGCCCGCTACGCTGGCTGATAGCAAGCGAAGACGACCAGATGCAGGAGGCGGCTGCACCCTCGATACCGGCATGGTTGGCATCGCTGTTCGATGGTGCTGCCCCCCTGCCTGCCCGCCATGCCGGGGAGCTGGAAAACAAGCTGGCCAGCGCCGATGCCGGCGGGTTGCTGCTGCACCGTAGCGAACTGGAAAACCTGCTGAAAGAGGATGAGTCGTTGATCGCCAGGGTATCGCTGCCGATCCTGGTCATCCCTTAA
- a CDS encoding SRPBCC family protein: MATIEHSAILKAPPERVFALLERVEDFVDYSDLIKAIEPLGGERYRWHVHAVGMDWTFDVAITENRPPEVLAWESVDGVHNQGCYRLRPVATGTEVSFTLTYTIRNRLVEKAVTRAAKPLVNKVSRQILERVEARL; encoded by the coding sequence ATGGCCACGATCGAACACAGCGCAATTCTCAAGGCCCCGCCGGAGCGGGTCTTTGCCCTGCTGGAGCGGGTCGAGGACTTCGTCGACTACTCCGATCTGATCAAGGCGATCGAGCCGCTCGGCGGCGAGCGCTATCGCTGGCACGTGCACGCCGTGGGCATGGACTGGACCTTCGACGTGGCCATCACCGAGAACCGGCCGCCCGAAGTACTGGCCTGGGAATCGGTGGATGGCGTTCACAACCAGGGCTGCTACCGGCTTCGTCCGGTGGCGACAGGCACTGAAGTCTCCTTCACGCTGACCTACACCATACGCAACCGGCTGGTCGAAAAGGCGGTGACCAGGGCTGCCAAACCGCTGGTGAACAAGGTGAGCCGCCAGATCCTGGAGCGGGTGGAGGCGCGGCTCTAG
- the rimO gene encoding 30S ribosomal protein S12 methylthiotransferase RimO, translating to MSTPKVGFVSLGCPKALVDSERILTQLRTEGYEIVPSYDDADVVVVNTCGFIDSAKAESLDAIGEAIAENGKVIVTGCMGVDESAIRQVHPSVLAVTGPQQYERVVGAVHEAAPHDHRHDPHLDLVPAQGVKLTPRHYAYLKISEGCNHSCSFCIIPSMRGKLVSRPVGEVLKEAEGLAKAGVKELLVISQDTSAYGVDLRYATSEWRGREFKTRLTELCEALSELGIRVRLHYVYPYPHVDELIPLMAEGKILPYLDIPFQHASPKVLKAMKRPAFEDKTLARIKRWRELCPELTIRSTFIVGFPGETEEDFQYLLDWLSEAQLDRVGCFQYSPVDGAPANELGLEPVADEVKQDRWERFMAHQQQISAARLERKIGREIEVLVDEVDEDGPIGRSEADAPEIDGMVFLDAKRTLRPGDVVRARVTNADEYDLWAEVIEESQPVKFMDFYGA from the coding sequence ATGTCCACACCCAAGGTCGGTTTCGTCTCACTGGGTTGCCCCAAAGCGCTGGTGGATTCCGAGCGTATCCTGACCCAGTTGCGCACCGAGGGCTACGAGATCGTGCCCAGCTATGACGACGCCGACGTGGTGGTGGTCAATACCTGCGGCTTCATAGACAGCGCCAAGGCCGAGTCACTGGATGCCATTGGCGAGGCCATCGCCGAGAACGGCAAGGTAATCGTCACCGGCTGCATGGGCGTGGACGAAAGCGCGATTCGCCAGGTACACCCCAGCGTGCTGGCAGTGACGGGTCCGCAGCAGTACGAGCGCGTGGTCGGCGCCGTGCACGAGGCGGCTCCGCACGACCACCGGCACGATCCGCACCTCGACCTGGTGCCGGCCCAGGGCGTGAAGCTCACCCCGCGCCACTATGCCTACCTGAAGATCTCGGAGGGCTGCAACCACAGCTGCAGCTTCTGCATCATTCCCTCCATGCGCGGCAAGCTGGTGAGCCGCCCGGTAGGCGAGGTACTCAAGGAAGCCGAGGGCTTGGCCAAGGCCGGCGTCAAGGAGCTCCTGGTGATCTCCCAGGACACCAGCGCCTATGGCGTGGACCTGCGCTATGCCACTAGCGAGTGGCGCGGCCGCGAGTTCAAGACGCGCCTCACCGAGCTGTGCGAGGCGCTGTCCGAGCTGGGTATTCGTGTGCGCTTGCATTACGTCTACCCCTACCCCCACGTGGACGAGCTGATTCCGCTGATGGCAGAGGGCAAGATCCTGCCCTACCTGGACATCCCCTTCCAGCACGCCAGTCCCAAGGTGCTCAAGGCGATGAAGCGCCCCGCCTTCGAGGACAAGACCCTGGCGCGCATCAAGCGCTGGCGTGAGCTGTGCCCCGAGCTGACCATCCGCTCGACTTTCATCGTCGGCTTCCCCGGCGAGACTGAGGAAGATTTCCAGTACCTTCTCGACTGGTTGAGCGAGGCCCAGCTAGATCGGGTGGGTTGCTTCCAGTACTCCCCGGTGGATGGAGCGCCGGCCAACGAATTAGGCCTGGAGCCGGTAGCGGATGAAGTGAAGCAGGATCGCTGGGAGCGCTTCATGGCGCACCAGCAACAGATTTCAGCTGCCCGCCTCGAGCGCAAGATCGGCCGCGAGATCGAAGTGCTGGTGGACGAAGTCGACGAAGATGGCCCGATCGGCCGCAGCGAAGCCGACGCCCCAGAGATCGACGGCATGGTTTTCCTGGACGCCAAGCGTACCCTGCGCCCCGGCGACGTGGTTAGAGCGCGCGTAACCAATGCCGATGAATACGACCTGTGGGCTGAAGTGATCGAGGAATCGCAGCCCGTCAAGTTCATGGATTTTTATGGTGCATAG
- the rpsA gene encoding 30S ribosomal protein S1 produces MSESFAELFEQSLQDINMEPGAIVTATVVDIEGDWVTVNAGLKSEGQIPAAQFRDDNGELTIAVGDEVSVALEAVEDGFGETRLSREKAKRAEAWKVLEAAFEKEEIVKGVINGKVKGGFTVDIDSIRAFLPGSLVDVRPVRDTTHLEHKELDFKVIKLDPKRNNVVVSRRAVLEAENSAEREALLATLQEGQQILGIVKNLTDYGAFVDLGGVDGLLHITDMAWKRIKHPSEIVAVGDEINVKVLKFDRERNRVSLGLKQLGEDPWVNIKDRYPEGTVVPARVTNLTDYGCFAELEEGVEGLVHVSEMDWTNKNIHPSKVVNIGDEVEVMILDIDEERRRISLGIKQCTPNPWETFSAQYNKGDRVAGSIKSITDFGIFIGLEGGIDGLVHLSDLSWSETGEEAVRRFKKGDEAEAVILSIDPERERISLGIKQLDSDPVAEYLAVNDKGSIVSGRVVEVDAKEAHVELATDVVAVLKASEISADRVEDARNVLTEGDTVEARIVSVDRKNRAINLSIKAKDQDDTRQNLKKLRDQEVETGGPTTIGDLIKQQMGQD; encoded by the coding sequence ATGAGCGAAAGCTTTGCTGAACTGTTTGAACAGTCACTGCAGGACATCAACATGGAGCCGGGCGCGATCGTCACGGCTACCGTCGTCGACATCGAAGGTGACTGGGTCACCGTCAATGCCGGCCTGAAGTCTGAAGGGCAGATTCCCGCGGCGCAGTTCCGCGACGATAACGGCGAGCTCACCATCGCCGTCGGCGACGAAGTCAGTGTCGCCCTGGAAGCCGTCGAAGACGGTTTCGGCGAGACCCGTCTGTCTCGCGAGAAGGCCAAGCGCGCCGAAGCCTGGAAGGTTCTGGAAGCGGCCTTCGAGAAAGAAGAAATCGTCAAGGGCGTGATCAACGGCAAGGTCAAGGGCGGCTTCACCGTCGACATCGACTCCATCCGTGCATTCCTGCCGGGTTCCCTGGTCGACGTGCGTCCGGTGCGCGACACCACGCACCTCGAGCACAAGGAACTCGACTTCAAGGTCATCAAGCTCGACCCCAAGCGCAACAACGTGGTCGTATCGCGCCGCGCCGTGCTCGAAGCCGAGAACAGCGCCGAGCGTGAAGCTCTGCTCGCCACCCTGCAGGAAGGCCAGCAGATCCTCGGTATCGTCAAGAACCTGACCGACTACGGCGCCTTCGTCGACCTGGGCGGCGTCGATGGCCTGCTGCACATCACCGACATGGCTTGGAAGCGTATCAAGCATCCGAGCGAGATCGTTGCCGTGGGCGACGAGATCAACGTCAAGGTGCTCAAGTTCGACCGCGAGCGCAACCGCGTCTCGCTGGGCCTGAAGCAGCTGGGCGAAGATCCGTGGGTCAACATCAAGGACCGTTACCCCGAGGGTACCGTGGTTCCGGCCCGCGTCACCAACCTCACCGACTACGGCTGCTTCGCCGAGCTGGAAGAGGGTGTCGAAGGCCTGGTTCACGTCTCTGAAATGGACTGGACCAACAAGAACATCCACCCGTCGAAGGTCGTCAACATCGGCGACGAAGTGGAAGTCATGATCCTCGACATCGACGAGGAGCGTCGTCGTATCTCCCTGGGTATCAAGCAGTGCACTCCGAACCCGTGGGAAACCTTCAGCGCCCAGTACAACAAGGGCGACCGTGTGGCCGGTTCCATCAAGTCGATCACCGACTTTGGGATCTTCATCGGTCTGGAAGGCGGCATCGACGGCCTGGTTCACCTCTCCGACCTGTCCTGGTCCGAGACTGGCGAAGAAGCTGTACGTCGCTTCAAGAAGGGCGACGAAGCCGAAGCCGTCATTCTCTCCATCGACCCGGAGCGTGAGCGCATTTCGCTTGGCATCAAGCAGCTCGATTCCGACCCGGTGGCCGAGTACCTGGCTGTCAACGACAAGGGCTCCATCGTCTCCGGCCGTGTGGTCGAGGTCGATGCCAAGGAAGCTCACGTCGAGCTGGCGACTGACGTCGTTGCCGTGCTCAAGGCTTCCGAGATCAGCGCCGACCGCGTCGAAGACGCGCGCAACGTGCTGACCGAGGGCGACACCGTCGAAGCCCGCATCGTCAGCGTCGATCGCAAGAACCGTGCGATCAACCTTTCGATCAAGGCCAAGGATCAGGACGACACACGTCAGAACCTGAAGAAGCTGCGCGACCAGGAAGTCGAGACCGGTGGCCCGACCACCATCGGCGACCTCATCAAGCAGCAGATGGGTCAGGACTGA
- the cmk gene encoding (d)CMP kinase: MSEAKVLTLDGPGGAGKGTISRLVAERLGWHLLDSGALYRLTALAAVRHGVALNDEAELERLAAELDVVFLAEDDKTRVLLEGDDVSHEIRTEQVGDAASQVAALNGVRQALLQRQRDFRKPPGLVADGRDMGTVVFPDAELKVFLTASPEERAHRRHLQLQEAGVDASLSSLLKEIQARDARDMQRSVAPLKPADDAITLDTTSLKIPEVVERLTEWLAERGLVPET; encoded by the coding sequence ATGAGCGAGGCCAAGGTGTTGACCCTCGACGGGCCCGGCGGTGCCGGCAAGGGCACCATCAGCCGCCTGGTCGCCGAGCGGCTGGGCTGGCACCTGCTGGATAGCGGTGCGCTCTATCGTTTGACGGCGCTGGCCGCCGTGCGCCACGGCGTGGCCCTGAATGACGAAGCCGAGCTGGAGCGACTCGCGGCCGAACTCGACGTAGTCTTCCTCGCCGAGGATGACAAGACCCGCGTGCTGCTAGAAGGCGACGACGTCAGCCACGAGATCCGCACCGAACAGGTGGGCGATGCCGCCTCGCAGGTCGCTGCGCTGAACGGCGTGCGCCAGGCGCTGCTGCAGCGTCAGCGCGACTTCAGGAAGCCCCCGGGGCTGGTCGCCGACGGTCGCGACATGGGAACCGTGGTATTCCCCGATGCCGAGCTCAAGGTATTCCTCACGGCAAGCCCCGAGGAGCGGGCGCACAGGCGCCACCTTCAGTTGCAGGAGGCGGGGGTGGATGCTAGTCTATCGAGTCTTTTGAAGGAAATTCAGGCACGCGATGCACGCGACATGCAGCGCAGCGTGGCTCCACTCAAGCCGGCAGATGATGCCATAACGCTTGATACCACGAGCCTGAAGATACCGGAAGTGGTGGAACGGTTGACGGAGTGGCTCGCAGAGCGCGGCCTCGTCCCCGAGACTTGA